The nucleotide sequence TGTGACCCGGTGCCAATTTTGCGCCACTGAACTCCGCAACGTGCCAACGGCACACGGAGTACGAGATGGCCAGTATCACCAAACGCAGCTACGTATCTTGGCAAGTCGCTGCCAAAGACAGCACGCTCAAGATCAAGCGAACTTTTTTGAGCAAAAGCGAAGCGCTCGACTTCGCCAAACAGCTTGAAGGCGATGGCATTGCGGTGGCCAAATTGGCTAAAACCGAGACCCTTGCGTGGCAAGTCCGAGTACGCAAAAAAGGATTCCCAGAACTGGTGGAAAGCTTCGCAACCAAGACGGAGGCACAAGCCTGGTCGGTGGCTCGCGAAGCGGAAATGCATCAGCGCAAATTCGTGGATTACCGCGAAGCCGAACGCCATAGCTTGGGTGACTTGATGCGCAAGTACGCAAACAAGGTTCTCAAAGACAAGCGATCCGACCACCCAGACCTGGTACGCATTCACAAAATCTGCCGCCATCCGATCACCCAGATTGCGATGCACATGCTGCAACCAAGCGATGTAGCGGCTTATCGTGACCAGCGACTCGAAGGAGGCTTCGTCGAACCTGCAGACACCAGAAAGCTGAGCCTTGCCTTGCGAACCTGGTCACCCATCAAAGGTGCCAGCGTTAAAAAGGAAATGGAGCTGATCTCCCGAATCATCAGCATTGCCATGCGGGAATGGAACATCCATCTGCCTTTTAACCCGGCATCGGGCAAACACTGCACCCGCCCCGAGGCTCAAGAGGGCGACGAGCGCAACAGGCGCCTGGAAGACCGGGCGCCAGAGATCCTGGATTGCAGCGCCAAAGGTAACGTCGAGCGAAATCGCCGCAAGTATGCGGATCTTGAATATGTTCTCGAT is from Comamonas fluminis and encodes:
- a CDS encoding site-specific integrase; the protein is MASITKRSYVSWQVAAKDSTLKIKRTFLSKSEALDFAKQLEGDGIAVAKLAKTETLAWQVRVRKKGFPELVESFATKTEAQAWSVAREAEMHQRKFVDYREAERHSLGDLMRKYANKVLKDKRSDHPDLVRIHKICRHPITQIAMHMLQPSDVAAYRDQRLEGGFVEPADTRKLSLALRTWSPIKGASVKKEMELISRIISIAMREWNIHLPFNPASGKHCTRPEAQEGDERNRRLEDRAPEILDCSAKGNVERNRRKYADLEYVLDSEIETLLKAAGGEQINLLRACRYPEWFRPQKKEVTAASLRSRKLKKVKPKVKARLRQGLRLWAIVSFAIETGMRRGEMLALQWQHLHHTPDGAYLLLPAAITKTKTERVVPLTLRAERILKTQPNVAELIFNSNYEALKTAYRRAKEKVQIQDLRLHDLRHEATSRLNRPGFPRHF